TCCCTATGTCCCGACGCTTTTGGCTCGCCATCCTCGCACTCCTCGCCCTCATCTTTTCCCTGGCCCCGGCCGCATTCCCACAGATGGGTTCCGGCATGGGCATGGGCATGGGCAGCCGGCTGTATGATCCCAACACCGAACTCACCGTCTCCGGAAAGGTGACTGCGGTCGAAACCATCCCCGGCAATCATGGCTGGGATGGACTTCACCTCACTCTGGAAGCTAACTCCGGAATCACCTATGACGTTCACCTCGGGCCCGCGGCCTACATCCACCGCAAAGACTTCGCCTTTGCCAAGGGCGACAAGATCAACGTGACCGGCTCCAGAATTCTGTATCACGGAGCCCAGATCATGGTGGCCCGCCAGGTGGTCAAAGGCGGCAAAACGCTCCTGCTGCGCGATGCGCAGGGCCGCCCCTACTGGGCTGGCCGATGGCAAGGCACGGACAATTAGCTAGTCCAGAATCGGCAGGTCTCCTCAGCGGACCTGCCGACTCGCTGACTTGCTACCCGGCTGACCCGCTGACTTGCTCACTCGCTGACCTGCTCACTTGCTGACTTGCTGACCTGCTACTCTCCATCCCATGGACGCCGAACGCCTTCGCAGCTATCTGCTCGCCCTGCCCCACGTCGAAGAAACCATGCAGTGGGGCGCGAACCTCGTCTTCTGGGTGGGCGACAAGCGCCTCGGCGGCAAGATGTTCGCGCTGGCCAACCTTGAGGGAGACGGCCGCGCCGTGCTCTCCTTTGCCGCCGGCCCGGAGCGCTTCGCCGAGTTGGTCGAGCGCGAAGGCATCTTTCCCGCGCCCTACCTGGCCCGCGCCCACTGGATCGCGCTCGAAGACTGGCAGGCCCTGCCCGCCCCGGAGTTGAAGGACCTGCTGCGCGAGGCCCGCGACCGGGTGGAAGCCAAAATGCCCAAACGCATCCGCGAGACGCTGGCCCTGCCCGCAAGCGAGCGCAAAAAACTCATCGCGGCCGGCAAGAAGCTGCCGAAGAAGAAGTAAACTCTTGTTTCATTTGATTCACTCTACGCGCGGATACAGGTGCAATTTTCTCAGGAAAGCCACTTCAGCAGACGGATCAGCCCCATCGAGGCCGGCTTCGAGTGCGCCGAGACATTCTCCCGCTCGTGAATCTCGCGGCTGCGTTCGGCGTAGTAGCGGTAGGCGCGTTCGAGCATCTGCCCGTTGGTGAGCGTGGGCTGCCAGCCCAATTCGCGCTTGATGGCGGAGGTGTCAAAGACAAAGTCCTCGGCAATCATGCGGTAGTGGTACGGCCCCAGCGGAGACAGATGCAGATGATGCGCCAGTTGCATGAGCGCCAGCGTAGGCCCCTTGGGCAGGCTGCGCACGCGCGACCGGCTGCCCGCCGCGCCAATCACCGCCTCGTAGGTCTGGCGCAGCGATGGCACGTTGTCTGAGCCCACATGGAAGAGATGGAAGCCCTTCGCCTTCAGCGCCAGCAGGCAGGCCTGGGCCAGGTCTTCGGCATAGATGAACTGGTAGTGGTTGCCGCCATCGCCCACCACCCATACCGTCTTGTTCTCGTGGATGAACTCGAAGAGAATCGCCAGCAGCCCGAGCCGTCCGCTGTCGATGATGGTCGGGCAGCGCAGCATCACGATGTCCATGCTGCCGCCGTTCTCCGCGATCCTGGCCAGCTCCTTCTCGCCGGCCCATTTGGACTCGCCGTAAATCTCCACCGGCTGCGGCGGCTCGTCTTCGGCCACCGGATGACCGAGGTTGCGCGCCCATAGGCAGTTGGTCGAGAGGAAGATAAACTTGGGCACGCCGTGCCGCTGCGCCGTCCCGGCCAGCAGGCGGGTGGCGTCCACGTTCGAGGTCCAGATGTCCTGCTTGTCGATGTGCAGCCCATGCGCCAGCGCCGCCGCGCAATGAAAGACCGCGTCGAAGCGATGCGCGGCAAAGACCTGCTCCACACGCGCGCCGTCGCGCAGGTCGGCCAGAATGCTGGTGAGCCGTTCGTGGCGGGCCGCGTCGGGCACGCGGTCATAGCTCACGACCTCCCAGCCGTCGGTAAGCAGGCGCTGCTTGAGCAGGCCGCCGAAAAATCCGGCTCCGCCGGTGACGAGTGCTTTAGGCATGACGTGAAAATCCTCTGACTCTCCAGCTCTTTTCCGCCGACTGGAAGAGGTACACCCCAAGAATATCGATGAGCGGCTCCAGCGGATGGCGGAAGCGCGCATGCACCGTGATGAGGTAATAGGTGACCGGCAGCAGGGCAAAGGCCCAGAAGAAGAGCCACCGGCCGGCAGCTTTGCGCCGCAGGGCCAGCGCCAGCCCAAAGAGCCCGGCCAGGCTCGTGAACTCAAAATTGAGACTGCGGCCAAGATCAGCCCACCACTTGGGGCTGGCAGCCGCCGGAACCCCGGCCCAGTACATGTAAATGCGCTTGGGCGTCAGCCGCCAGAAGTGGCCGGGATGCCTGGCCAGATAGGCTTTGGTCTCCTGCATGTGCCACTGCATCCAGGCAATCTCACCCATCTGGCGGTACTTGCGCATCTGCACGGGGTCTTGAAAAGGCTGGTCATACTCGCGAATCATGCCGGTCGAGCCGGGCCCGTTGCCGTCAAAAAACTCGAAACCAAAGTCAGACCGCACCGGGATGAAGTGATGGAAAACCACCCAGTTGCGATAGACCCACGGCGCGAGGCAGCCCAGAAAGATCACTGCCGCCATGGTGCCGTAAGCCAGTTGGCGCTTCCATCGGGGAGAGCCCCACAGAATCCAGAGGCCGCACGCCGGCAAAAAGAGCTGCAGCGAGGGATTGCTGAATGCAATCAGCGCCCACAGCACGGCAAACAGCGCCCACCGGCCGGGAGTGGCCCCCTCGGCGCGTGCCTCGCCCGGCTCGCCGATGCCGCGCATTCTGAGCGCCAGCGCCAGCACCCATGCGAAGAGCATGCAGGTCAGCGACATCTCCCAGACCCAGCGCTCGTCGTATTGCAGCGCGGCGGGATACAACGCCCAGATCCACGTGGCCCACACCGCCACTTTGCGGGAGAAGCAGCGGCGGGCAATCTGCCAGACGGCCGGCAGGGTGAACGCGCCGAAGACGCAGTTGAGAGCCAGCGTCACCCAGGCCGAGAGCGGCGAGTAGTCGCCAAACACCTTGAAAATGCCGGCCAGCAGCCACGGATAGAGCGGCGGCTCCCAGGCCGTGGGACCGCTCAAGCCCCAAAAAGGATTGCCGTAGCCATGCCCGGTCACCAGCGAATGCGCGATGCGGCCCATCTCGTAGCCGAACTCGAAATGGTTCCAGTGCGTGCGGATGTGCCAGGTGTGCGCAAAGGTCATGTAGCCCAGGCGCAGCACGAGGCCCACCCAGAAGATCACCCAGGGGAAGCGCGCGAGGGCGCCGCCGTTCGGGGCTTCGGCCGCGGCCGTGGGGCGGGGCAAAGATGAGGATCGAGGAGATTCAGCCATGCGGTATTGCCATTCTAATTTGCCCTCCGGCTCCGGCTGGGCTACACTTAGAGTTCGGCACCAGAGTGGGCATCAGTTTGTCTGCATGGGCGCCGGGAAGCAGGCCGGATCGCGCGGCAGTTTGTGAGCCGCAGCCCTCGGCCAGCCCGGGCGCAACTGGTCTGATATACCCAAGTTTTTCGGAGTGAGTCATGGCTCAGGTCTGCGAAATCTGCGGCAAAGGCCCGCAGTTCGGCAACAACATCTCGCACGCGCACAATGTGACGCGCCGCCGCTGGAACGTCAATCTGCGTCCGGTCAAGGTCAAGGTTGGCCCCACAGCCAACAAGCGGGTGCGCGTCTGCACCAGCTGCATCAAGTCCGGCAAGATCACCAAGGCGTAAGCCTGGCCTTGCGGCCTTTGCCCTCGCGGCTTGAATTCGATTGCGCCAAGTAAAAAGCTCCTCGCGTGAGGAGCTTTTTCATGGCTGTGAGCTTCGCCCGCGACGACGGCGCTCCCCCTGCGCCGGCCACCGTCTGCACATGCGGGCCGGGCGAAGACTGATTCGCGGGCACAGGGGCCGGGGTATATCCCCTGGGCGCGATGCGGCCCGTGGCCGGCATGGCGGTGATGGCTTTGCGAATCGACGCCTCGGGCGCGCTGCGGTCAAAGCGCACGCCGTCTCCCTCCCGCACCACGCCCAGCTTCTTCCATAGCGCCGTTAGATCCACCTTGACCGGATGATCGCCCATGCGGGCATAAAGGTCTTCGAGCACATGCGTGCCGGTGGCGGCATCGCCCACGGCCAGCGCCTTTGTGAGCGGCCAGTTCTGGCTGATGTTGCCGCCATGATTCACAATGCCGCGCAGCGCGTCCTCAAGCCCCATGCGATTGTGCGTCTGCTCGCGAATCTCCACGTCGGCCAGCAGGCAGAACTGCGCGCCGCCCCAGTAGGTGAGCCCCCAGGTTTGCGTGAGGTCGAGGCCTTTGTCGCCGGGCGGCGGATCGCCCTGCGGCATGTCGCGCATCATGTCCCACCAGATTTTGCGCGCGGGCAACAGCCCGTTATGCACGCGGGCGACCGGCTCAATATAGGTCGCGAGGCCTTCTTCGATCCAATGATGATCGTCCTGCTGGGTAGGAAAGGCCGTATGCACCATCTCGTGCGTCATCATCCAGTCGCGGTTCAGATCGTCCGCTGTGGTGTGCTGGCCGATGCGCATGCGCGTGAAGGCCGGATTGCCGCCCACATCGCCCCATGTGGTGCCCTGCAGCACCCCCTCGCGGCCCGGAGCGGGCACAATCAGAATGCGGTCGAGCGATACCGGAAAACGCCCGTAGTAGGTCGCGACAGAGCTGGCGGCATTCTTCACCCAGTCGAGCACCTGCGCCGTGGAAAGGTCGAGCGGCCCGGGGGCGAAATCCACCTGAATCACCGAACCGTCGATGCGAAATGTGGCGGAATGCGCTACAGGGGCGCGCCACGGCGGACCCCAGAAGCCATGATGCGGGGGCGGCCACTGCTGCGCCCGGCTGACCGCGGGCACGGCGAGCAGCGAAAGCAAAGCGAGAGCGAGCGGCAAAGACCGGCGGAGTTTCACTGCCCCGTTAGACGGGGAATATGGGCGGGAGTCCACACGGGGAGCAGATTTCTTTCCGCCTGGCAAAACGCGCCGGGCATGGCCGTCCTCAGCCCGCAAAAAAGATGCGGTACACAAACATGCTGCCGATCAGCAGCAACCAGATCCAGAGGGCGAAGCGCAGCGGACGCTTTGGCACCCGGGGCGCGAGCAATGTGCCCAGCACCGCGCCGATGGCGCCGCCCTCCACCATGTGCAGCAGCAGATGCGCGTTGAGCGTATGTGCAAACCAGTGCGCGCTGCCGCCCAGCAGGGAGAGCGTGAAGCCGAAGAGAATGTCAGTGCCGACCACCTGCGCGGGCGTGAGCTGGGTGAGCGTCAGCAGGGCGGCGCTGCCGAGGGCTCCGGCTCCGGCGGAGGAAAAGCCCACCTCCGCGCCGACAGGCAGCATCAGCAGCGGCAGCAGGCGCAGCTTGTTCTGATTCTCAGGGCGCGCCGTGACCGGGCGGAAGGAAAAGATAATTTGATAGACCGCCGTAAAGATGAGGATGAGGCCGAGCACGCCTTCCACCCCGCGCTCGGCGCCGGGACCGGCAAAGCGCCGCAGCAGCAGCGCGCCGATCAGCACGCCGGGCGCGCCGCCCGCCAGCATGAAGCCCAGCACCTTCCATGAGACGTTTTTGCGCCAGATCTGCGCGGGCACCAGAATCAGCTTCACGGCGGCCGAGTACATCAGGCCCACCGTGACCGCCACCACGGCGGGCACATGCAGAAACAGGATCAGCAGCGGCACCGTGATGGTGCCCGCTCCGACGCCGGTGAGCGCGATGAACGCGGCGATCAGACCGCCAAGAAGATATTGCATCCGATACGGTTACGATTGCGCCGGTGCGGCCTGAATGTGAATGCCGCACTCCACTTTGCGGCCGCCCCAGCGGCCCGAGCGCGGATCGTTGGGATCAGACGGCAGAAAGGTGCAGGGCTCGCAGCCGATGGAAGAGTAGCCCTTGTCATAAAGCGACAGCAGCGGAATGCCGTAGTGCTGGCAGGCGTACCAGACGTCTTTGGTGGTCCAGTCGGCGAGCGGGCTCACCTTGAGCACCTGCTGGCCGCCGGGCAGCGTGAAGGGTGCGGACTCCTCGAGCGCGGCGCGGCTCTTTGCCTGCTCGCGGCGCAGGCCCGTGAACCAGATTTTGTAACCGGCAACGGCACGAAAGAGCGGCTCAACTTTGCGCAGGCCGCAGCAGCGGTCAGGGCTCTGCTGATAGAGCAGGCCAAACTCGGCCTCCTGCTCGGCAACAGTTTTCGCGGGCAACAGATTGATGAGGTTCACCTTCCATGCCTCGGCGATCTGGTCGCGGTAGGCATAGGTCTCGGCAAAGTGATAGCCGGTATCGAGAAACAGCGTAGGAATCTCGGGACGAAGCTCAAGGGCGAGCTTCAGCAGCAGCACATCCTCAGCCTGAAAGCTGCACGTGATGCAGACATCTTCGTTGGCAGGCGCAGAGGCAAAGGCCTGCTGCAGGTGGCCGCGCACGCGCGCCAGCTTCTCGCTCAATTCAGGACTCAGAGTCCCGCTGCTGTTCTCGCTCATCGATTGCTCCTATTGCAGTACCTTGTGTTCGCGCAGATGCCGGATCAACGCGGCCACCGCGGCGTTCAGGTCATCGGTCTCCACGGTCAGCGACGCGCCGCCGTCAAAGCTCAGTTCAGCGGGGGCGGGGCCCTCCTGATGCACGAGCACCAGAACGCCGGCTGAGGTCAGCGCCGCATGCAGCCCTGGCGCACGCTGCAAGGCGCGCACGGTGACCGCGCCCAGATCAAAGAGCGCATGCTCCAGCACATCGGCAAGTTCGGCGGGACCGGTGAGCTCAACCACCATGCCCTCATGACCCCAGCGCTGTGCGCGCAACTCGGGCGTCACGGGACCACGGCGCATGGCGCTCAGCTCTTCGCGATGCAGCGCGCGCACCATGCCGGCCGCGACCGTCGCGTTGGTCTTGGCATCGATGAGCACAAAGGCTCCGGTCGAGCGCAGGTCCGCATAGCGATCGAGCGCCAGCGGCCGCCGCGTCTCAATCTCGACGACGCCGATCTCATTCATCGCGAGGCTGACGGCCGGGGATTGATCAAGCGTGCCGACATCGACACGATGCAGTACGCGCAGCGAACGCACCGGCACGCTGTGGCTGGTGTGCTTGAGCAGATAACGCCGCTCAGGATCGAGCGCTTCGGCGTCCATCCAGACGAGCGAGGCATCGAATCGCCGCGCCAGTTGCGCCTGCGAGTCGCTGTGCGTGATGAGGTCACCGCGGCTGATGTCGAGCTCGTCTTCGAGAGTGAGCGTGACGGAGAGCGGCGCCGGCGCCTCCGCGAGATCACCGTCAAAGGTGACGATGCGCTCGACGCGCGAACTGCGGCCCGAGGGCAGCACCGTGATGTCATCGCCCACGCGCACCGTTCCCGAGGCAATTTGCCCGGCGAAGCCGCGGAAGTTCTGATTCGGCCGCACGACGCGCTGCACCGGAAAGCGCAGGGCGGCCTCGCCCGCGCCTTCGACGCTCGGCAGCGATTCGAGCAGTTCCAACAGCGACGGCCCCGTGTACCAGGGCGTCTCTGGCGAGCGATGCACCACGTTGACGCCGAGCAGCGCGCTCACCGGCAAAAAGTAGAGATTGGCTTTGAGGTTGCCCGCGCTGGCGCTCTCAAGAAACGCGGCAAACTCGCGCTGAATCTCGTCAAAGACCTGCTGGCTGTAGTCCACCAGATCCATTTTGTTGACGGCTACCAGAATGTGGCGCACGCCCAGCAGCGAAGCAATATAGGCATGCCGGCGCGACTGGATGAGCACACCTTTGCGCGCATCGACCAGCACAATGGCCGCGTCGGCCGTGGATGCGCCGGTGGCCATGTTGCGTGTGTACTGCTCGTGGCCGGGTGTGTCGGCAATGATGAATTTGCGCCGCGCGGTTGCAAAGTAGCGATAGGCCACGTCAATGGTGATGCCCTGCTCGCGCTCGGCACGCAGGCCGTCGGTGAGCAGCGCAAAGTCAAGCTGGCCCGCGCCGGTGGTGCCTTTGCCCTCAATGGAGCGCACATGATCGTCATAGACGCTGCGCGTGTCATAGAGCAGGCGGCCAATCAGCGTGGACTTGCCGTCATCGACCGAGCCGGCGGTGGAGAAGCGGAAGAGGTCCTTGCCGCGCTCCTGAGCGAGAAACTCGTCGATGGAAAACGGGGCGGCCAGATCATTTTGTAACTGTTTTGATTCCAAACCCGGAGAAGACATTTTAGAAATACCCCTCCCGCTTCTTGATCTCCATGGAGCCTTCCTGATCGTGGTCAATCACGCGGTTGGCGCGCTCTGAGGAGCGGAACGACAACAGCTCGGCGATGATCTTCGGCAGCGTGTCCGCGTCAGAACGAATGGCGCCGGTGCAGGGGCTGCAGCCCAGCGAACGCAGCCGCGAGCGGACCATCTGCGGCTTCTCGCCGGGCCAGGCCACGAAGTCCTGCTCAATGGGCAGCAGGGTTTCTCCGCGCACATACATGGGCCGCTCTTTCGCGTAGTAGAGATCGACGATGGGGATGTTTTCTTCGTGGATGTATTGCCACACATCCATCTCGGTCCAGTTGGAGAGCGGGAAGACGCGAATGCTCTCGCCCGGATGGATGCGCGCGTTGTAGAGGTTCCACAACTCGGGGCGCTGATTCTTGGGGTCCCACTGGCCGCTGCCGTCGCGGAAGGAGTAGATGCGCTCCTTGGCGCGCGCCTTTTCCTCATCGCGGCGCGCACCGCCAAAGGCCGCGTCAAAGCCATAGTGGCGCAGCGCGTCGAGCAGCGCCTGCGTCTTGAGCAGCGCGCAGCAGCGCTTGGTGTCGAGCGCGATGGGGTTGGTTCCGGCGGCGATGGCGGGCTCATTGCGCCACACCAGCAGCTCCGCGCCAATGGATTTGGCCATGTTGTCGCGGAACTCAAGCATCTCGGCAAACTTGAAGCCGGTGTCAATGTGCAGCAGCGGAAACGGAATGGGCCCGGGATAGAAGGCTTTTTCCGCCAGCCGCAGCATCACCGAGGAGTCTTTGCCGATGGAGTACAGCATGACGGGCCGCTCGAACTCCGAGGCCACTTCCCTGAGGATGTGGATGCTCTCGGCTTCGAGCAGCCGCAGATGGCTGAGACGCGCCGCGCGGTCAGAGCCGTGAGAGAGAGTTTGAGAAGAGGCAGATTGCTCGGTGGCCAGCATAGAACCTCAAAATAGTCGCCGTGCGACGGTGCTGAGAGAAGAATCCGGGTAGGGCAGATTCTTCAGAAAAATGTGGTTCAGCAAACTTTGGGTGTGACAAGCAGGAAGGGCTGCGCGCAGTCAACAACAACAGCACATGCACGCACGGACGAAGCCGCGACACGCGCAACAGGCGTGGCAACAACAGCAGCGAAGGTGGGAAGTGCTCTTCATCCGTGATTGTTGATGAGGGTAACAGAGGCCGCCCGGCCGAACAACCCTATTTCTCTTTTTCAAAGCGCAGCGAGGCGGAATTGATGCAATAGCGCAGGCCCGTCGGGCGGGGTCCGTCAGGGAAAACGTGCCCCAGGTGGCCGCCGCAGCGCGCGCAGGTGACCTCAATGCGGCGCATGCCGTGGCTGTTGTCCTCATGCGCTTCGACGGCGGCATTTTCGGCCGGATTCCAGAAACTCGGCCATCCGCTGCCGGACTCAAACTTGGTGTCGCTCTTGAACAGCAGCGCTCCGCAGGCGGCGCAGTGATAGGCTCCGCTGTCGTGATTGCGGTAGAGCGCGCCGGTGAATGCAGGCTCCGTGCCCTTTTGCCGCAGGATGTAGTACTGCTCCGGGGTCAGCTCTTCGCGCCACTCGGCGTCGCTCTTCTGAATCTTGTCCATGATGTTCTCCTTCTCTCTTGAGATTTAGAATGCGCGCCAACGGTTACAGTTTTGCAATCACTTCGATTTCCACCAGCGCATCCTTGGGCAGCGCCGCCACGGCCACCGTGGACCGCGCCGGAGCCACCTCGCCCTCGGGCGCAAAATAGCGGGCATAGATCGCGTTCATGGCAGCGAAGTCGCTCATCTGCTTGAGGAAGACGGTGGTTTTCACCACCTGCTGCATGCCGGCGCCGGCCGCGGCCAGCACGGCCTTGAGGTTTTCGCAGACGCGCACGGTCTGCTCCTCGATGCCGCCCGAGGACATTGCGCCGGTCTGGGGATCGAGCGCCACCTGCCCGGATGTGTAGAGAAAATCGCCCACGCGCACGGCCTGCGAATAAGGCCCAATTGCCTCTGGAGCACCTTTGGTTGCCACTGCCTGCTTGCTCATGGGTTTGATTGTGCCGCGACCGCCCCGGGCAGAGCAAACCGGAGCCTGCGGCGGCCACGCCCAGAAATTGCGCCGGGAAGCCGGGCGGCCCTGCTCACCCCGGGCGGGCAGCAACGTCTTGCTAAGATAATGGCAGGCCAATGATTACCGTATTCCAGCGTTCTCATGCACGCACTGTTGCGGCACTCGCCTTCTCTGTTCTCCTTTCCGCCAGCGCATTGGCCCAGACGTCGCAAGCGCCCGCGCAGCAGCAGAAGCCAGAGCCGCAGCCTCTTCAGCCGGTCCAGCAGCAGCCGGGCTCGTCGCCTGCTCACCCCACCTTCACGCTGACCACCAACGTCAACGAAGTGGACCTGGTCTTCACCGTCACGGACAGCCACGGCAACTTTGTGAAGAACCTGAAGGAGAGCGACTTCGCGCTGCTCGATGACCACCGCGCACCGGCCGCCGTCTACAGCTTCACGCAGCAGACGCAGTTGCCGCTGCGGCTCGGCATTCTGGTGGATACCAGCACGTCGATTCGCGAACGCTTTCAGTTTGAGCAGCAGGCGGTGACCAACTTTCTGCTGCAGGTGCTGCGCCCCAAGACCGACGAGGCCTTTGTCGAGGGCTTTGATGAAGCGCCGAACTTCATCCTGAACTGGTCCAATAATCTCGACACGCTCTCCTCGGCCATTCAGGATCTGCACCCGGGCGGCGGCACCGCGCTCTATGACGCGGTGTACAGCGCCTGCCGCGACAAGCTGCTGAATGCGGCCAGCGGACCGATCTATGTGCGCCGCGCCATCATCCTGGTCTCAGACGGCGACGACAATCAGAGCCACGCCTACCTGACCGACGCCATCAAGGAATGCCAGCGCGCGCAGACTGCAATCTACGCCGTCAGCACCGACACTGATCCAACGCCGGACCCCGGCGACGACATTCTGCGCAAGATGGCCGAAGAGACCGGCGGACGCGCCTTCTTTCCGCGCGTGATCACCAACCTGCCCGCCAGCTTCAATTCTGTGGAAGACGAACTGCGCAGCCAGTATGCGCTGGTCTACAAACCGGCAGACTTCAAGGCGAATGGGCAGTTCCGCTCGATCTACCTCTATTGCCTGGAACACAAGTACAAGGTCCACGCGATGAAGGGCTACTTCACGCCCAAGCTGGAGTAGGCTTTCAAGCCTGCTCCGTCTCGAGCATCTTAATAAGCGCAGCCTCGTCGATCACCGGAACGCCGAGGCTGTTTGCTTTTTCGAGCTTCGATCCGGC
The DNA window shown above is from Acidobacterium capsulatum ATCC 51196 and carries:
- the rpmB gene encoding 50S ribosomal protein L28 is translated as MAQVCEICGKGPQFGNNISHAHNVTRRRWNVNLRPVKVKVGPTANKRVRVCTSCIKSGKITKA
- a CDS encoding RidA family protein, whose protein sequence is MSKQAVATKGAPEAIGPYSQAVRVGDFLYTSGQVALDPQTGAMSSGGIEEQTVRVCENLKAVLAAAGAGMQQVVKTTVFLKQMSDFAAMNAIYARYFAPEGEVAPARSTVAVAALPKDALVEIEVIAKL
- a CDS encoding sulfite exporter TauE/SafE family protein — its product is MQYLLGGLIAAFIALTGVGAGTITVPLLILFLHVPAVVAVTVGLMYSAAVKLILVPAQIWRKNVSWKVLGFMLAGGAPGVLIGALLLRRFAGPGAERGVEGVLGLILIFTAVYQIIFSFRPVTARPENQNKLRLLPLLMLPVGAEVGFSSAGAGALGSAALLTLTQLTPAQVVGTDILFGFTLSLLGGSAHWFAHTLNAHLLLHMVEGGAIGAVLGTLLAPRVPKRPLRFALWIWLLLIGSMFVYRIFFAG
- a CDS encoding MmcQ/YjbR family DNA-binding protein, with translation MDAERLRSYLLALPHVEETMQWGANLVFWVGDKRLGGKMFALANLEGDGRAVLSFAAGPERFAELVEREGIFPAPYLARAHWIALEDWQALPAPELKDLLREARDRVEAKMPKRIRETLALPASERKKLIAAGKKLPKKK
- the cysD gene encoding sulfate adenylyltransferase subunit CysD encodes the protein MLATEQSASSQTLSHGSDRAARLSHLRLLEAESIHILREVASEFERPVMLYSIGKDSSVMLRLAEKAFYPGPIPFPLLHIDTGFKFAEMLEFRDNMAKSIGAELLVWRNEPAIAAGTNPIALDTKRCCALLKTQALLDALRHYGFDAAFGGARRDEEKARAKERIYSFRDGSGQWDPKNQRPELWNLYNARIHPGESIRVFPLSNWTEMDVWQYIHEENIPIVDLYYAKERPMYVRGETLLPIEQDFVAWPGEKPQMVRSRLRSLGCSPCTGAIRSDADTLPKIIAELLSFRSSERANRVIDHDQEGSMEIKKREGYF
- a CDS encoding phosphoadenylyl-sulfate reductase, translated to MSENSSGTLSPELSEKLARVRGHLQQAFASAPANEDVCITCSFQAEDVLLLKLALELRPEIPTLFLDTGYHFAETYAYRDQIAEAWKVNLINLLPAKTVAEQEAEFGLLYQQSPDRCCGLRKVEPLFRAVAGYKIWFTGLRREQAKSRAALEESAPFTLPGGQQVLKVSPLADWTTKDVWYACQHYGIPLLSLYDKGYSSIGCEPCTFLPSDPNDPRSGRWGGRKVECGIHIQAAPAQS
- a CDS encoding NAD-dependent epimerase/dehydratase family protein, whose product is MPKALVTGGAGFFGGLLKQRLLTDGWEVVSYDRVPDAARHERLTSILADLRDGARVEQVFAAHRFDAVFHCAAALAHGLHIDKQDIWTSNVDATRLLAGTAQRHGVPKFIFLSTNCLWARNLGHPVAEDEPPQPVEIYGESKWAGEKELARIAENGGSMDIVMLRCPTIIDSGRLGLLAILFEFIHENKTVWVVGDGGNHYQFIYAEDLAQACLLALKAKGFHLFHVGSDNVPSLRQTYEAVIGAAGSRSRVRSLPKGPTLALMQLAHHLHLSPLGPYHYRMIAEDFVFDTSAIKRELGWQPTLTNGQMLERAYRYYAERSREIHERENVSAHSKPASMGLIRLLKWLS
- the msrB gene encoding peptide-methionine (R)-S-oxide reductase MsrB, translated to MDKIQKSDAEWREELTPEQYYILRQKGTEPAFTGALYRNHDSGAYHCAACGALLFKSDTKFESGSGWPSFWNPAENAAVEAHEDNSHGMRRIEVTCARCGGHLGHVFPDGPRPTGLRYCINSASLRFEKEK
- the cysN gene encoding sulfate adenylyltransferase subunit CysN, translated to MSSPGLESKQLQNDLAAPFSIDEFLAQERGKDLFRFSTAGSVDDGKSTLIGRLLYDTRSVYDDHVRSIEGKGTTGAGQLDFALLTDGLRAEREQGITIDVAYRYFATARRKFIIADTPGHEQYTRNMATGASTADAAIVLVDARKGVLIQSRRHAYIASLLGVRHILVAVNKMDLVDYSQQVFDEIQREFAAFLESASAGNLKANLYFLPVSALLGVNVVHRSPETPWYTGPSLLELLESLPSVEGAGEAALRFPVQRVVRPNQNFRGFAGQIASGTVRVGDDITVLPSGRSSRVERIVTFDGDLAEAPAPLSVTLTLEDELDISRGDLITHSDSQAQLARRFDASLVWMDAEALDPERRYLLKHTSHSVPVRSLRVLHRVDVGTLDQSPAVSLAMNEIGVVEIETRRPLALDRYADLRSTGAFVLIDAKTNATVAAGMVRALHREELSAMRRGPVTPELRAQRWGHEGMVVELTGPAELADVLEHALFDLGAVTVRALQRAPGLHAALTSAGVLVLVHQEGPAPAELSFDGGASLTVETDDLNAAVAALIRHLREHKVLQ
- a CDS encoding VWA domain-containing protein: MITVFQRSHARTVAALAFSVLLSASALAQTSQAPAQQQKPEPQPLQPVQQQPGSSPAHPTFTLTTNVNEVDLVFTVTDSHGNFVKNLKESDFALLDDHRAPAAVYSFTQQTQLPLRLGILVDTSTSIRERFQFEQQAVTNFLLQVLRPKTDEAFVEGFDEAPNFILNWSNNLDTLSSAIQDLHPGGGTALYDAVYSACRDKLLNAASGPIYVRRAIILVSDGDDNQSHAYLTDAIKECQRAQTAIYAVSTDTDPTPDPGDDILRKMAEETGGRAFFPRVITNLPASFNSVEDELRSQYALVYKPADFKANGQFRSIYLYCLEHKYKVHAMKGYFTPKLE
- a CDS encoding ArnT family glycosyltransferase gives rise to the protein MAESPRSSSLPRPTAAAEAPNGGALARFPWVIFWVGLVLRLGYMTFAHTWHIRTHWNHFEFGYEMGRIAHSLVTGHGYGNPFWGLSGPTAWEPPLYPWLLAGIFKVFGDYSPLSAWVTLALNCVFGAFTLPAVWQIARRCFSRKVAVWATWIWALYPAALQYDERWVWEMSLTCMLFAWVLALALRMRGIGEPGEARAEGATPGRWALFAVLWALIAFSNPSLQLFLPACGLWILWGSPRWKRQLAYGTMAAVIFLGCLAPWVYRNWVVFHHFIPVRSDFGFEFFDGNGPGSTGMIREYDQPFQDPVQMRKYRQMGEIAWMQWHMQETKAYLARHPGHFWRLTPKRIYMYWAGVPAAASPKWWADLGRSLNFEFTSLAGLFGLALALRRKAAGRWLFFWAFALLPVTYYLITVHARFRHPLEPLIDILGVYLFQSAEKSWRVRGFSRHA